In Haloplanus rubicundus, one DNA window encodes the following:
- a CDS encoding ArsR/SmtB family transcription factor: MADLLPSRPDAPAAEEADPRVIGLDSEDADDLLSALSSDTAREVLATLHEEPDTPANVAERVDTSLQNAQYHLGNLEDAGLIEVADTVYSEKGREMNRYAPADRPLVVFAGAEEESRGLESALKNLLGAVGLLGVASLLVQWYVEGPPFGAQTGGADAGGGDGGGMGTMSTEAAPTAADAAGAGLPPGLLFFLGGALVLAVVGVAWYVRR; the protein is encoded by the coding sequence ATGGCAGACTTGCTGCCCTCGCGTCCCGACGCCCCCGCGGCGGAGGAGGCCGACCCACGTGTCATCGGCCTCGACAGCGAGGACGCCGACGACCTGCTGTCGGCGCTCTCCTCCGACACCGCCCGCGAGGTGCTCGCGACCCTCCACGAGGAACCGGACACGCCCGCGAACGTCGCAGAGCGGGTCGACACCTCCCTCCAGAACGCCCAGTACCACCTCGGCAACCTCGAAGACGCGGGGTTGATCGAGGTGGCCGACACCGTCTACTCCGAGAAGGGAAGAGAGATGAACCGCTACGCCCCCGCCGACCGGCCGTTGGTCGTCTTCGCCGGGGCCGAAGAGGAGAGCCGTGGCCTGGAGAGTGCGCTCAAGAACCTCCTCGGCGCCGTCGGTCTCCTCGGCGTCGCGAGCCTCCTCGTCCAGTGGTACGTCGAGGGACCGCCGTTCGGCGCACAGACGGGCGGCGCCGACGCCGGCGGTGGCGACGGTGGCGGCATGGGGACGATGAGTACCGAAGCGGCCCCGACGGCCGCCGACGCCGCAGGCGCGGGGCTGCCGCCCGGCCTCCTCTTTTTCCTCGGGGGGGCCCTCGTCCTCGCCGTCGTCGGCGTCGCGTGGTACGTGCGTCGGTAG
- a CDS encoding bifunctional nuclease family protein — MEHTAEVTGIGVGTSEDGSNVPAVLLAAREEYLPIVITADQARAIQLGLSGEPFERPLTHDLLVEMLTEFGGAVDGIRIDDLADGTFYAKVDVERYDDGEARKFVFDARPSDAIALAVRVDCPITVSDGVLDRAGRDEDEFEPERIDDFDDER; from the coding sequence ATGGAGCACACCGCCGAGGTGACCGGCATCGGGGTGGGCACGAGCGAGGACGGTTCGAACGTGCCGGCGGTCCTGTTGGCCGCCCGCGAGGAGTACCTCCCCATCGTCATCACGGCCGATCAGGCGCGGGCGATCCAGCTCGGGCTCTCGGGCGAGCCGTTCGAGCGGCCGCTCACCCACGACCTGCTGGTCGAGATGCTCACCGAGTTCGGCGGCGCCGTCGACGGCATCCGGATCGACGACCTCGCCGACGGCACGTTCTACGCCAAAGTCGACGTGGAGCGGTACGACGACGGGGAGGCCCGGAAGTTCGTCTTCGACGCCCGCCCGAGCGACGCCATCGCGCTCGCGGTCCGCGTCGACTGCCCGATCACCGTCTCCGACGGCGTCCTCGACCGGGCCGGCCGCGACGAGGACGAGTTCGAACCCGAACGGATCGACGACTTCGACGACGAACGATAG
- a CDS encoding acyl-CoA thioesterase, whose protein sequence is MTAEPATLAESHTEMTEIVLPNDTNTHGRALGGVVLHWMDVCGAIAAMRFANEGVVTASMEHVDFKRPIDLGEVVVVEAYVYDTGRTSLDVTVEVRAENPRTDTERATTSSFFTFVAVDDDGDPTPVPDLDCPTEGERRLRDAALDERAAQLERLVERMEDSGS, encoded by the coding sequence ATGACAGCGGAGCCGGCGACGCTCGCGGAGTCCCACACCGAGATGACCGAAATCGTCCTCCCGAACGACACGAACACGCACGGACGGGCGCTCGGGGGGGTGGTCCTCCACTGGATGGATGTCTGTGGCGCCATCGCGGCCATGCGCTTCGCCAACGAGGGCGTGGTCACGGCGTCGATGGAACACGTCGACTTCAAACGCCCCATCGACCTCGGCGAGGTGGTGGTGGTCGAGGCGTACGTCTACGACACGGGACGGACGAGCCTCGACGTGACCGTCGAGGTGCGCGCGGAGAACCCCCGAACCGACACCGAACGCGCCACCACTTCCTCGTTTTTCACGTTCGTCGCCGTCGACGACGACGGCGATCCGACGCCCGTCCCCGACCTCGACTGCCCGACGGAGGGTGAACGCCGTCTCCGCGACGCCGCCCTCGACGAGCGGGCGGCCCAGCTGGAACGGCTCGTCGAGCGGATGGAGGATTCCGGGAGCTGA